Proteins from one Chromatiales bacterium genomic window:
- a CDS encoding DUF4340 domain-containing protein, which produces MSRRTLILLLTALLVLAVLALVAGPGSHSGSDEQLLYPDLRAQLNDVRQIVVRGPGNQLIATLERRETGWILVERDYPADVGRIRETLLALAEARIVEEKTSTPALYDRLGVEDIALPAARGVQLEISGTRTPVQIIIGQTQAGGDMSYVRRTGEAQSWLVTGSLRPGKTTGEWLDRQLVDIPATRIQSLTITHPGDGTLRLEKAGRDAADFTVADIPAGREPGYPGIGNTLGALLAGLQLDDVHGREALGADPGKPVVARFACFDGLIVEASAWRTADGTRFSFLASTDQAQAERHASPDAPGIDAVRKEAEAINARLGGWIYTLPGYKTEQFTRRLQDLLAPPASP; this is translated from the coding sequence ATGAGTCGCCGCACCCTGATCCTGCTGCTCACCGCCCTGCTCGTGCTGGCGGTTCTTGCCCTGGTGGCCGGCCCGGGGAGCCACAGCGGCAGCGACGAGCAGCTGCTGTATCCGGACCTGAGAGCACAGCTGAACGATGTCAGGCAGATCGTCGTGCGCGGACCCGGCAATCAGCTCATCGCGACGCTCGAACGCCGCGAGACCGGCTGGATACTCGTTGAACGCGACTACCCCGCCGACGTGGGACGGATCCGCGAGACCCTGCTGGCGCTCGCCGAGGCGCGCATCGTCGAAGAGAAAACCTCGACGCCTGCCTTGTACGACCGCCTCGGCGTGGAGGATATTGCCCTGCCAGCAGCCCGCGGCGTGCAGCTTGAGATCAGTGGTACGCGGACGCCGGTGCAGATCATCATCGGCCAGACACAGGCCGGCGGCGACATGAGCTATGTGCGTCGTACCGGAGAGGCGCAAAGCTGGCTGGTCACCGGCAGCCTGAGACCCGGCAAGACCACCGGCGAGTGGCTGGATCGCCAGCTCGTCGATATTCCGGCAACGCGCATCCAGTCGCTGACGATCACTCATCCGGGCGACGGTACCCTGCGACTGGAAAAGGCCGGACGAGATGCAGCGGATTTCACGGTGGCCGATATCCCGGCCGGCAGGGAACCCGGCTATCCGGGCATCGGCAACACGCTCGGCGCACTGCTGGCCGGCTTGCAGCTCGACGATGTGCATGGCCGCGAAGCGCTGGGCGCGGATCCCGGCAAGCCCGTGGTCGCCCGTTTTGCGTGCTTTGACGGCCTGATCGTCGAAGCCAGCGCCTGGCGTACGGCCGATGGCACGCGCTTCAGCTTCCTCGCCTCGACCGACCAGGCACAGGCCGAACGCCATGCGAGTCCCGATGCGCCAGGAATCGACGCCGTGCGCAAGGAAGCGGAAGCCATCAACGCACGGCTCGGCGGCTGGATCTACACGCTGCCCGGCTACAAGACCGAACAGTTCACCCGCCGTTTGCAGGATCTGCTCGCCCCGCCTGCCTCTCCGTAG
- a CDS encoding Fic family protein, whose translation MREPKLTLGPDLVKLIAEIDEFKGRWEALRTLSPDRLSALRKVATIESVGSSTRIEGAKLSDAQVEALLPDIAIKSFKTRDEQEVAGYAEAMDLVFEAFGDLRLTENHVRQLHQTLLRHSDKDERHRGSYKTLPNHVVAFDADGHEIGIVFETATPFDTPHEMEELIAWTRKAIEEEALHPLLVAAVFIVTFLAIHPFQDGNGRLSRVLTTLLLLRAGYVYVPYASLERVIEENEDLYYKALRRTQATLRGTAPDWEPWTGFFLRCLKKQKDSLAVRLDRERAAQEGEAELSDLSLKVLKALRAKERLTIAQLEAITGANRNTLKVRLRELVSAGHVRQHGKARATWYSLGQSVTAAP comes from the coding sequence ATGAGGGAACCCAAGCTCACATTAGGCCCCGACCTCGTCAAACTCATCGCTGAAATCGATGAGTTCAAGGGGCGATGGGAAGCCCTCAGGACGCTCTCGCCTGACCGTTTAAGTGCCTTGCGGAAGGTGGCGACCATTGAAAGCGTCGGATCAAGCACGCGTATCGAAGGGGCGAAGCTCTCCGATGCACAGGTCGAGGCGTTGCTGCCGGACATCGCGATCAAGTCCTTCAAGACGCGCGACGAACAAGAGGTAGCTGGATACGCCGAAGCGATGGACCTCGTGTTTGAGGCCTTTGGCGATCTGCGCCTGACCGAAAATCACGTCCGGCAGCTGCACCAGACCTTGCTACGCCACAGCGACAAGGACGAGCGCCATCGCGGTTCCTACAAGACCCTCCCCAATCACGTCGTCGCTTTCGACGCGGACGGGCATGAGATTGGCATCGTGTTTGAAACCGCGACGCCTTTTGATACCCCGCACGAAATGGAGGAGCTCATCGCCTGGACACGAAAAGCAATCGAGGAAGAAGCGTTGCATCCGCTTCTTGTCGCCGCCGTCTTCATCGTGACGTTCCTCGCGATCCATCCTTTTCAAGATGGAAACGGGCGGCTTTCCCGCGTGCTCACCACACTCCTGCTCCTGCGGGCGGGCTATGTCTATGTGCCTTATGCATCGCTGGAGCGGGTGATCGAGGAAAACGAGGACCTCTATTACAAGGCGCTGCGACGGACCCAAGCGACGCTCAGGGGCACTGCGCCCGACTGGGAGCCGTGGACTGGCTTCTTTCTGCGGTGCCTCAAGAAACAAAAAGACAGCCTCGCGGTGCGGCTGGATCGTGAGCGCGCCGCCCAGGAGGGCGAGGCCGAACTGTCCGACTTGTCGCTCAAGGTACTCAAAGCCCTGCGTGCAAAAGAGCGCCTGACCATTGCACAACTCGAAGCAATTACTGGTGCAAATCGCAATACGCTCAAGGTTCGGCTGCGGGAACTGGTGTCAGCGGGGCACGTCCGCCAGCACGGCAAGGCCCGTGCGACCTGGTATTCATTGGGCCAGTCGGTTACCGCAGCACCGTAG
- a CDS encoding amidase encodes MITRRDFMGTSLATAALLGGQRASRATTDATGMTLQQAAAALRNASVSPLELTRACLERIEAENPRLNAFITVTAEQALAKARQLENELARGHWRGPLHGIPLALKDNIDTAGVRTTAAAKAFADRVPATNAEVVRRLDEAGAVVLGKLNMDECAYGVTSDTGYFGAVQNPWAAGYTAGGSSGGPAAAVAARLCYGAIGTDTGGSIRQPAAWCGLVGLKPSYGLVSARGVIPLSWSLDHVGPLCRTAGDAAVLLQAIAGFDPEDPASIDSPRTDYLQSLAQDTKRLRLGLPRRMYFENLDPEIGSAVSAAIDVLRDLTAGVQDIDLPDAPRLSLMFVEANAYFSDALKASPDGFSAGTRALFDMGGRISAADYAGAKQRLEVSRRTVRKVFNHVDVIVTPTTPNLPDRLGGGSDAPAPRGPPLSARNTTPFNIYGLPTVSVNCGFSKSGLPIGLQISGPAQGDATILALAHAYQRRTDWHTRVPGQ; translated from the coding sequence ATGATCACCCGACGAGACTTTATGGGAACCAGCCTGGCTACGGCGGCATTACTCGGCGGGCAGAGGGCGTCACGCGCGACAACCGATGCCACCGGCATGACCCTCCAGCAGGCAGCCGCAGCGCTACGCAACGCTAGCGTTTCACCGCTTGAACTCACGCGCGCCTGCCTGGAACGCATCGAAGCGGAGAACCCCCGGCTGAACGCATTCATCACGGTGACGGCCGAGCAGGCTCTCGCGAAGGCGCGTCAACTGGAGAACGAACTCGCGCGCGGCCATTGGCGCGGACCACTGCACGGCATTCCCCTGGCGCTGAAAGACAATATCGATACCGCCGGCGTCAGGACGACGGCGGCTGCAAAGGCCTTCGCAGACAGGGTTCCCGCCACCAATGCCGAGGTGGTCCGTCGCCTGGACGAAGCGGGCGCCGTCGTCCTCGGCAAACTCAACATGGACGAGTGCGCCTACGGTGTCACGTCCGACACCGGCTACTTCGGTGCCGTGCAGAATCCTTGGGCGGCGGGCTACACTGCCGGTGGATCCTCCGGTGGCCCGGCCGCCGCCGTCGCTGCACGACTTTGTTACGGCGCCATCGGCACCGACACCGGTGGCTCGATACGACAGCCGGCCGCCTGGTGCGGCCTGGTGGGCCTGAAGCCCAGCTACGGCCTGGTCAGTGCCCGCGGCGTGATTCCATTGTCCTGGTCACTCGACCACGTCGGCCCGCTGTGCCGCACCGCTGGCGATGCCGCCGTGCTGTTGCAGGCGATTGCCGGCTTCGACCCGGAAGACCCGGCGAGCATCGACTCACCACGAACTGACTACCTGCAGTCCCTGGCCCAGGACACGAAGCGGCTGCGACTCGGCCTGCCACGGCGCATGTACTTCGAGAATCTGGACCCGGAGATCGGCAGCGCGGTATCCGCCGCCATCGACGTCCTCCGCGACCTGACGGCTGGCGTGCAGGACATCGATCTGCCGGACGCCCCCCGGCTGTCGCTGATGTTTGTCGAGGCCAACGCGTACTTCTCGGACGCCCTGAAGGCGTCCCCCGACGGCTTCTCCGCCGGCACGCGCGCCCTGTTCGACATGGGCGGCCGGATCAGCGCCGCCGATTATGCGGGGGCAAAGCAGCGTCTCGAGGTGTCGCGACGGACAGTGCGCAAGGTGTTCAATCACGTCGACGTCATTGTCACGCCCACCACGCCCAATTTGCCCGACAGGCTGGGCGGCGGCAGCGACGCGCCGGCACCACGCGGGCCGCCCCTGTCGGCCCGCAACACGACGCCCTTCAATATCTACGGCCTGCCCACCGTGTCCGTGAACTGCGGCTTCAGCAAGTCGGGGCTACCGATCGGACTGCAGATCAGCGGGCCGGCGCAGGGCGATGCGACGATCCTCGCGCTGGCACACGCGTATCAGCGTCGCACCGACTGGCATACGCGTGTGCCCGGTCAGTGA
- the ilvA gene encoding threonine ammonia-lyase, biosynthetic has product MAEYLERILKARVYDVAIETPLDPAPRLSARLANEILLKREDLQPVFSFKLRGAYNKLAQLTPAERAAGVICSSAGNHGQGVALAGRTMGIRAVIVMPTTTPTIKSEAVRALGGEVVLHGITYDDAYARARELVAAEGLTFVHPFDDPDVIAGQGTIGMEILRQHQGSIDAIFVPAGGGGLISGIALYVKALYPSIRIIGVEPEESPTLHAALQTGHPVTLESVGIFVDGVAVRRVGDETFRICRELVDEVILVSNDEVCAAIRDVFEDTRAIMEPAGALAVAGIKRWLGANPGAGRTFVAINSGANVNFDRLRYIAERAGIGEHREALLAVEIPERAGSFRNFCETIGSRYITEFNYRYADKARAHIFVGVALTGGLAERAQIIASLEERGYPVVDLSDDELAKMHVRHMVGGLAPGLRDERLYHFVFPERPGALLGFLKALGNRWNISLFHYTNPGSDFGRVLAGIQVPDAELEDFRTHLRATSYEFREETANPIYRMFLAGD; this is encoded by the coding sequence ATGGCGGAATATCTCGAAAGAATACTGAAAGCGCGTGTCTACGACGTTGCGATCGAGACGCCGCTCGATCCCGCGCCACGCCTGTCTGCCCGGCTCGCCAACGAGATCCTGCTCAAGCGCGAAGACCTGCAGCCGGTCTTTTCCTTCAAGCTGCGCGGCGCCTACAACAAGCTCGCACAACTCACGCCGGCCGAGCGCGCTGCGGGCGTGATCTGCAGCTCGGCCGGCAATCACGGCCAGGGCGTGGCGCTGGCCGGCCGTACCATGGGCATCCGCGCCGTTATCGTCATGCCGACCACCACACCGACGATCAAGAGCGAGGCTGTGCGTGCGCTGGGCGGCGAAGTCGTGCTGCACGGGATCACCTATGACGATGCCTACGCGCGGGCCCGGGAGCTTGTCGCAGCCGAAGGGCTGACTTTCGTCCATCCCTTCGATGACCCGGATGTGATCGCCGGCCAGGGCACGATCGGCATGGAGATCCTGCGGCAGCATCAGGGCTCCATCGATGCGATATTCGTACCCGCCGGCGGCGGCGGGCTGATCAGCGGCATCGCGCTGTATGTGAAGGCACTGTATCCGTCCATCCGGATCATCGGCGTCGAGCCGGAAGAATCCCCGACCTTGCACGCAGCGCTGCAGACCGGCCATCCGGTTACGCTGGAAAGCGTGGGCATCTTCGTCGACGGCGTGGCCGTCCGCCGTGTCGGCGACGAGACCTTCCGCATCTGCCGGGAACTCGTCGACGAGGTGATTCTGGTCAGCAATGACGAGGTCTGTGCCGCGATCCGCGATGTCTTCGAAGACACGCGTGCGATCATGGAACCGGCCGGTGCGCTCGCCGTAGCCGGCATCAAGCGCTGGCTGGGGGCCAATCCGGGCGCCGGCCGGACCTTCGTCGCGATCAACAGCGGCGCGAACGTGAATTTCGACCGCTTGCGCTACATCGCCGAACGGGCCGGTATCGGCGAGCACCGCGAAGCACTGCTGGCGGTCGAAATCCCGGAGCGCGCCGGCAGCTTCCGCAATTTCTGTGAAACCATCGGCAGCCGCTACATCACCGAATTCAATTACCGCTACGCCGACAAGGCGCGCGCGCATATTTTTGTCGGCGTGGCACTGACTGGCGGGCTCGCAGAGCGGGCGCAGATCATCGCCAGCCTCGAGGAGCGCGGCTATCCGGTCGTCGATCTCAGCGACGACGAGCTGGCCAAGATGCACGTACGCCACATGGTCGGCGGACTCGCGCCCGGTCTGCGCGACGAGCGGCTCTACCACTTTGTGTTTCCGGAGCGGCCGGGCGCGCTGCTCGGCTTCCTGAAAGCGCTCGGCAATCGCTGGAACATCAGCCTGTTCCACTACACGAATCCCGGCTCGGATTTTGGCCGTGTGCTGGCCGGTATCCAGGTGCCCGATGCGGAACTGGAGGACTTCCGGACTCACCTGCGCGCCACCAGCTACGAGTTCCGGGAAGAGACCGCCAATCCGATCTACCGGATGTTCCTGGCCGGCGACTGA
- a CDS encoding ABC transporter permease subunit, which translates to MRSRVVSTSALLIGFAFLYIPILSMVVFSFNNSRLVTVWDAQNSPTLKWYYELFSNEQILGAAWLSIRIAAMTASIAVVLGTLAGLVLARFGPFKGRTLLSGMTTAPLVMPEVITGLSMLLLFISMEQLLGWPKGRGVLTITIAHVTFAMAYVTVIVQSQLAGFDDSLEEAAMDLGARPAKVFFRITLPLILPAIASGWLLSFTLSWDDLVISQFVAGPGSSTLPMVIFSKMRLGVSPDVNALATILVLFVAMGVVGGSLWMHRLEKRRARESQLAASDL; encoded by the coding sequence ATGCGCAGCCGTGTGGTGTCCACTTCGGCGCTGCTGATCGGCTTTGCCTTCCTTTACATACCGATCCTCTCGATGGTGGTTTTTTCCTTCAACAATTCCAGGCTGGTCACGGTCTGGGATGCGCAGAATTCGCCGACGCTCAAGTGGTACTACGAGCTGTTCAGCAATGAGCAGATCCTCGGTGCCGCCTGGTTGTCGATCAGGATTGCCGCGATGACGGCAAGCATCGCCGTGGTGCTGGGCACGCTGGCCGGACTGGTGCTCGCGCGTTTCGGGCCGTTCAAGGGGCGGACCCTGCTGTCGGGCATGACTACCGCGCCGCTGGTCATGCCGGAAGTGATCACCGGCCTGTCCATGCTGCTGCTCTTCATCTCGATGGAGCAACTGCTCGGCTGGCCGAAGGGGCGCGGGGTGCTGACCATCACCATCGCCCATGTGACTTTCGCGATGGCCTATGTGACGGTGATCGTGCAATCGCAGCTCGCCGGTTTCGACGATTCGCTGGAAGAGGCAGCAATGGATCTGGGTGCGCGGCCGGCAAAGGTGTTCTTTCGCATCACCTTGCCGCTGATCCTGCCGGCCATCGCTTCGGGCTGGCTGCTGTCGTTCACCCTTTCCTGGGATGACCTGGTGATTTCGCAGTTCGTGGCCGGTCCTGGCTCCAGCACGCTGCCGATGGTGATCTTCTCCAAGATGCGGCTCGGGGTGAGCCCGGACGTCAACGCACTGGCCACCATTCTGGTGCTCTTCGTGGCGATGGGCGTGGTCGGCGGCAGTCTGTGGATGCACCGGCTGGAAAAGAGGCGCGCGCGTGAGAGTCAGCTGGCTGCGTCTGATCTGTGA
- a CDS encoding ABC transporter permease subunit, translating into MSDDRHYPALSARLASGRVGPLWALLFRLAPPRWSEYVLTHWTGKKLVIAMPYLWLLLFFLVPFLIVFKISFSEARIAMPPYAPLLEWAGNQVVAIKLNMGNYAFLLTDDLYATSYLYSVRVAAISALLCLLIGYPMAYAIARSTPTWRSVFLLLVILPFWTSFLLRVYAWIGLLKSNGVINNVLMALGVIDTPITMMQTDFAVYIGIVYSYLPFMILPLYANLEKHDQTLVEAAADLGARPLKTFLRVTLPLSFPGIVAGVLLVFIPAVGEYVIPSLLGRADQLMIGRVLADEFFSNRDWPVASAVAICMLILLVAPIMVFQRIQSRELEARR; encoded by the coding sequence ATGAGCGATGACCGGCACTATCCCGCACTGAGCGCCCGGCTGGCCAGCGGCCGCGTCGGGCCACTGTGGGCCCTGTTGTTCCGTCTCGCGCCACCGCGCTGGTCCGAGTATGTGCTGACGCACTGGACGGGCAAGAAGCTCGTCATCGCGATGCCATACCTGTGGCTGCTGCTTTTCTTTCTGGTGCCTTTCCTGATCGTTTTCAAGATCTCATTTTCCGAAGCGCGGATCGCGATGCCGCCTTATGCGCCGCTGCTGGAATGGGCCGGGAACCAGGTCGTTGCGATAAAGCTCAATATGGGCAACTACGCGTTCCTGCTGACCGACGATCTGTATGCCACCTCATACCTGTACTCGGTCAGGGTAGCGGCCATATCGGCACTGCTGTGCCTGTTGATCGGCTACCCGATGGCCTACGCGATCGCACGATCCACGCCCACCTGGCGCAGCGTATTCCTGCTGCTGGTAATCCTGCCCTTCTGGACATCCTTCCTGCTGCGCGTCTACGCCTGGATCGGACTTCTGAAGAGCAATGGTGTGATCAACAATGTGCTGATGGCGCTCGGTGTGATCGATACGCCGATCACGATGATGCAGACGGATTTCGCGGTGTATATCGGCATCGTCTATTCGTATCTGCCCTTCATGATCCTGCCGCTCTATGCCAATCTCGAAAAGCACGATCAGACGCTGGTCGAGGCCGCTGCAGATCTCGGTGCGCGGCCCCTGAAGACCTTTCTGCGCGTGACCTTGCCGCTGTCGTTTCCCGGTATCGTCGCGGGCGTGCTGCTGGTGTTCATTCCGGCGGTCGGGGAATACGTCATTCCTTCGCTGCTCGGACGCGCCGACCAGCTGATGATCGGCCGGGTCCTGGCAGATGAGTTCTTTTCCAACCGCGACTGGCCGGTGGCGAGCGCGGTGGCAATCTGCATGCTGATCCTGCTGGTGGCACCGATCATGGTGTTCCAGCGCATCCAGAGCCGCGAGCTGGAGGCGCGACGCTGA